One genomic segment of Erpetoichthys calabaricus chromosome 7, fErpCal1.3, whole genome shotgun sequence includes these proteins:
- the LOC127528739 gene encoding uncharacterized protein LOC127528739: RNGYERFHGGQGYGSRNEDGERALDCAEAHDLAVANTFFKKKLTHLVTYSSGGRETQIDYLLTRRQHLKLVTDVKVIPSTNICPQHRLLVMDLKLDLGQWRQVRTTNEEKIKWWRMAEGRRDLTEALKSINFNNDSNQLIETRWNKIADQIREAATNVLGKTKPGKCFIEKQTWWWNTEVQSAVKEKKSALKKWRQSREDEDYQRYKSLKAKKAVTVAKTAHYDQLYHDLDEPGGANKIYRLASSRHCSTKDIGQVKHIKDVNQKHRPRLWPSPADYDC, encoded by the exons AGGAATGGCTATGAAAGGTTTCATGGCGGGCAAGGTTACGGAAGCCGCAATGAGGACGGGGAACGTGCCCTGGATTGTGCGGAAGCGCATGATCTCGCAGTGGCCAACACTTTCTTTAAGAAGAAGCTAACACACCTCGTCACATACTCTAGCGGGGGAAGAGAAACGCAAATCGATTACCTCCTCACCCGAAGGCAGCACCTGAAACTGGTAACCGATGTCAAAGTAATCCCGTCGACCAACATCTGCCCACAACATCGGCTACTCGTCATGGACCTCAAGCTAGACCTCGGCCAATGGCGACAAGTGAGAACCACCAATGAGgaaaagatcaaatggtggaggATGGCCGAAGGCAGAAGAGACCTCACTGAGGCACTCAAATCGATCAACTTCAACAACGACAGCAACCAGTTAATCGAGACCAGATGGAACAAGATAGCCGACCAAATCCGAGAAGCAGCAACCAACGTCCTAGGGAAGACCAAGCCAGGAAAGTGCTTTATTGAAAagcaaacatggtggtggaataCAGAAGTCCAAAGCGCCGTGAAAGAAAAGAAGTCAGCGCTAAAGAAGTGGCGCCAGTCTAGAGAAGACGAGGACTATCAACGGTACAAGAGCCTGAAGGCGAAGAAGGCGGTGACAGTGGCAAAGACTGCGCACTATGACCAGCTCTACCACGACTTGGACGAGCCTGGAGGAGCGAACAAGATATACCGCCTGGCCAGCAGCCGACACTGTTCAACAAAGGACATCGGCCAAGTGAAACATATCAAAGACGTCAATCAGAAG CACCGCCCCCGTCTATGGCCCAGTCCCGCCGATTACGACTGCTGA
- the LOC127528740 gene encoding craniofacial development protein 2-like produces the protein MATTSQNLENNARASPGGDARRPRPSVVSSGQGLPAHGRGRPKKRVQQQQQPLRLGTLNIGTMTGRSRELADTLKIRRIDIACIQETKWTGAKARDIGDGFKLFYNGNKPQNGVGIVVSQKVRDNVVEVTRMSDRLMSLKIDTGDITMRVTSCYAPQTNCSESDKEDFWESLDVHLRALGPEEYNAIGGDLNGHVG, from the coding sequence ATGGCAACAACGTCTCAAAATTTGGAAAATAATGCTAGGGCGTCCCCTGGAGGCGACGCGCGGCGCCCTCGCCCGAGCGTCGTGAGTAGTGGACAAGGACTACCTGCCCATGGACGAGGCAGGCCAAAGAAGCgagtccaacaacaacaacaaccactacGATTGGGTACCCTTAACATCGGCACGATGACAGGACGAAGCCGAGAATTAGCCGACACCCTTAAGATCCGCCGCATCGACATCGCGTGCATCCAAGAAACCAAATGGACTGGTGCAAAGGCAAGGGATATAGGCGATGGATTTAAGCTATTCTACAACGGCAACAAGCCCCAAAATGGTGTGGGAATAGTGGTCAGCCAGAAAGTACGGGACAATGTGGTCGAAGTGACTCGAATGTCAGATCGGCTCATGTCACTCAAGATCGACACGGGCGACATCACTATGCGAGTGACCTCCTGCTACGCCCCCCAGACCAACTGCTCGGAATCAGACAAAGAAGATTTCTGGGAAAGTCTCGATGTCCACCTTCGAGCACTTGGACCCGAAGAATATAATGCCATTGGCGGTGATCTCAATGGTCACGTTGGATGA